The genomic window AGCAGCGTCAAGCCGGCGGCGATGATGAAGAGGCATTGAAAGCCGACGGTGAGCTTGTCGACGCTGATCATGCCGTAAAAAGCCGTCGCCGGCTCGAGCGCCCAATGTTGGGTGGACAAAAGCAAGGCGCCGGCGAAGCCGATGAGCGCGATGGCGAGCAGTGTTTCGCGGTACATGCGCGGGAAAATCAGGCCGAGAATCAAAATGGCAAAGCCGAGAGCCGTCAAAATCAACTCGGGAGCCAGCAGATAAAAATCCTGGAAAGTGATCATGAGAAAAGAGATAAAGTCAAAATAATTTCAGTCAAAATTATTGTGATTCAATCATTTTGACTTTAAGGGTTTTGCCTTGTTGGCTTTTGGCTAATTTGAATTCGTCATTTTGCTGATGATTCAAATCGGTATCCGCAAGATTGACCGGCGCGAGAGCCGGGGCTTGCTGGACGCGCTCGGCGCGGTAGTGCACGGTGCGAATCAAGTGATCGACGGATTTTTCCATTTTATTCAAAAACGGCTGCGGCCACACGCCGATCAAGACGATCATCGCCACGACGGGAACGAGGACGGCAATTTCGCGTTTGGAAAGATCGGCGAGATTTTGATTCTCTTCCCTTTCCAATTTGCCGAACATGACGCGCTGGAACATGCGGAGCATGTAAACGGCGGCGAAAATGACGCCGGAAGTGGCAAGCGCGGCATGCCATTTATTCGTCAAGAACGTGCCCAGCAAAACGAGAAATTCGCCGACAAAGCCGTTGAGCCCGGGCAAACCGATGGATGATAATGTCACGATCATGAAAAATGCCGTGAAGATCGGAATCTGTTTGGCCAGGCCGCCGAAGTCTTCGATCAGGCGCGTGTGGCGGCGCTCGTAAATCATGCCGACGATCAAAAAGAGCGCGCCGGTGGAAAGCCCGTGATTGACCATTTGCAAAAGCCCGCCCTGCAAGCCTTGGTGCGTCAGCGTGAAAATACCGAGCATCACAAAACCGAGATGGCTTACCGATGAATACGCCACGAGTTTTTTGATGTCAGGCTGCACCATCGAAACCCAGGCGCCGTAGAGAATGCCGATGATCGCAAGAATCGAAATCATCGGCGTGAATTGCAGGGCGGCGTTGGGGAAAAGCGGCAGGCAGAAACGGAGAAAACCGTACGTGCCCATTTTCAGCAGCACACCGGCCAGGATAACCGAACCGGCGGTCGGCGCTTCGACATGCGCATCCGGCAGCCAGGTGTGAAACGGAAACATCGGGACTTTGATGGCGAACGACAAGCCGAACGCCAGAAAGAGCCAGATTTGATAATTTTCCGGAAACAGCAAGTCGCGAATTTGCACCAGATCAAACGTCAACATGCCGGTGACTTTGCCATAATAAAAATAAATGAACAAAATCGCGACCAGCATCAACAGGCTGCCAGCCATGGTGTAGATAAAAAATTTCAGCGCGGCGTAAACGCGGCGCGGCCCGCCCCAGACGCCGATGATGAAATACATGGGAATCAGCATCGCCTCCCAGAAAATATAAAAGAGAAGAAGATCGAGCGCGGCAAAGACACCCATCATGCCGGTTTCCAGCAGCAGCATGGAGATCAAATAGCCTTTGACGCTTTTTTTGATGTCGTGCCACGAGGCGAGAAAGATCAACGGCATCAGAAACGCCGTGAGCAAAATCATCAGTAAACTCAAGCCATCGATGCCGAGGTGATAAGTCGCCTGCAAGGCCGGAATCCATTCGTATTTCTCCTCGAATTGAAACGCGGTGCGCGATGCGTCAAAGCCAAAATAGAGCGGCAGGCTAAACACAAAGACAAGCATGCTCACTGCGAACGCGATCGCGCGCAGCAGCTTGGCGCGGTCGGCGGGAATCAAGCAGATCAAAAACGCGCCGGCAGTTGGGGCGAGGATTAAAAAAGAGAGCAAGGGAAAGCTCTGATTCAAATCAATCATGGTATAGATGCCTTATCACACATCTTTATTTCATCAACAAGTAGCCAAGAATAACGATCACCCCCAACACCAGCGTGACGGCATAATTCTGCACGATGCCCGTTTGCCAGCGGCGCAGCACGGCGGCGAGGCCGCCGAAAATTCCAGCCGAGCCGTTGACCGCGCCGTCGATGAGTTTCACGTCAAAAATTTTCCAGAAGAAATTTTCCGAGAGCCAAAAGAGCGGGCGGACGAACAAGGCGTCGTAAATTTCATCGACATAGTATTTGCGCTTGAGCAAGTTGTATAAACCGGAGAGGCGCGCCGCGACACGGTCGGCGGCGCCGGCTTTGGCGAGATACATGTGATGCGCCAGGTAAATTCCGGCGAGCGCCACGGCAACCGACAGCGCCATCAAGCTTAATTCCAAAGCGAAGCTGCCTTCATGGGCGGCGCCCGGCACTGCAGTACCCTCCGGAATGAAGCGGGTCAAGGCCGGTTCGAGCCAATGTTCGAATTGATTAACGTGAGGAATGCCGATCCAGCCGCCGACAATCGAAAGCACGGCCAGAACCATCAACGGCACGGTCATGATTTTCGGCGATTCGTGCAGATGGTGCATGACGGCGGCATTCATGCGCGGCGCGCCGTAAAACGTCATGAAGATCATGCGGAACATGTAAAACGCGGTGACGCCGGCGGCGATGAGCGCGATGACATAAAGCGCCGGCGAATGCAAAAACGTTTTCCAGAGAATTTCATCCTTGGAAAAAAATCCGGAGAAGGGAAAAATGCCGGCGATGGCAATGCCGCCCATCAGAAAAGTCCGGAACGTGGTCGGCGTATGTTTTTTCAAGCCGCCCATTTTGGTGATCTGCGTTTCGCCGGAGAGCGCGTGCATGACACTGCCGGCGCCGAGAAACAGCAGGGCTTTGAAAAAAGCGTGTGTGACCAAATGAAAAATGCCGGCGGTAAAAGCGCCGACGCCGCAGGCGAGAAACATGTAGCCGAGCTGGCTCACGGTGGAATAGGCGAGCACTTTTTTGATGTCGGTGGCGGTGATCGCCATGGTTGCCGCGAAGACAGCGGTGGCGAGGCCGACGGTGGCAACGACTTCCATCGCGATGGGCGCTTGCAAAAAAATGATGCTGCAGCGCGCGACCATGTAAACGCCGGCGGTGACCATCGTGGCGGCGTGAATGAGCGCGGAAACCGGCGTCGGGCCGGCCATGGCGTCGGGCAGCCAAACATATAAAGGAAGCTGCGCGGATTTGCCGGTGGCGCCGATAAAAAGGAGGAGCGCGATGGCCGTGAACGTCGCGGTGGAAACTTGCGGCGCGGCGAGCGCTTCGCCGGCTTTGGAAAAAACCGTTTCAAAATTGAGCGAGCCGAAGGTGGCGAAGATGAGAAAAATGCCGAGCAGAAATCCGAAATCGCCGATGCGGTTGACGACGAAGGCTTTGGTGCCGGCACCAGCGCAGGTGAGGCCGGTGGTTTCGTCGAAGACACGATCGTAGTAAAATCCGATGAGCAAATAGGAACACAGGCCGACGCCCTCCCAGCCGACGAACATCAGCAGAAAGTTGTCGCCCATCACCAGCAGCAGCATGGCGAAGGTGAACAGATTCAAAAAGGCGAAAAAGCGCGCGAAGCCGCGCTCGCCGTGCATGTAGCCGATGGCGTAAACGTGAATCAGAAAGCCGACACCGGTGACAACGAGAACCATCGTCATCGAAAGCGTGTCAAGGCGAAAAGCGATGTCGATGCCGAGATTGCCGGTCGCCAGCCACTGATAAAGCGTTTGGGTCAACAGGCGGGAGTCGGGGGCGAGGTTGAGCAGTTCGGCAAAAGACAATACGGCAACGATAAAACTTGCCAACACGACACCGGCGCCAATGACGCCAACGGCTTTTTCATTCAACTTGCGGCCCAACAGGCCGTTGATCGCAAAGCCGATGAGAGGGAAAAAGGGTATGAGCCAAAGATAGTTTTGCATTCTGGTAGCTGGTAGCTGGTAGCTCGTTTCTGGTAGCTGGTGAATAAACCAAGCAACCAGCAACAAGCAACCAGCCTACCATTTCATCAAATTGATTTCGTCCACAAAAACGGTTTCCTTGACGCGAAAGATCGCGACGATGAGGGCGAGGCCGACGGCGACTTCGGCGGCGGCAACGACCATGACGAAGAAGACGAAGATTTGGCCCTCGAGATTTTTCAAATGCGCCGCAAAGGCGACAAAAGTCAAATTCACCGCATTCAGCATCAACTCGACGGACATAAAGATGACAACGGCGTTTCGCCGCAACAAAACGCCGGCGACGCCGATGCCGAAAAGCAGCGCGCTCAACAAAAGATAGTAAACGAGAGGCATAATGGGCTTGCAACGAAAAGGGAACCGCAACGAAAAAGAATTTTAAAACAGCATCAAGGCATTATTTTGCGTTTTGCCAAAATAACGGCGCCGATGATGCCGACGAGCAGAAGCACCGAGGCGATTTCAAATGGCAAAAGATAGGTGGTAAACAGTTCTTTGCCGATGCTGGCCGTGCTGCCGACAAGGTTCGTCGCCTCCGCAGCGCCGTTCACCAGGCCGATGACCGGTTGATTCACCGCGGTGTTTGCGGTAAAAATCGAGCCGCCGATCAGCACGCCGATCTCCGCGAGCAGAATGAGAACCACGAGCGCCGCAAAAGTCCGGCGCGCGATTTTGCCGCGCTCGCGGGCCGGATCGCGTTTGAGATTGAGCAGCATGATGACGAACAGGAACAACACCATGATGGCGCCGGCGTAGACGATGACGTGCACCGAGGCGACAAATGGCGCGTTCAGTAAAACATAGCAGCCTGCCAGCGCAAAAAATGTGACGATGAGAAAAATCGCGCTATAGATCGGATTGCGGTGCAGAATCATCATGATTGCCGAGCCGAGCGCGATGACGGAAAAGAGAAAAAAAAGAATCGTCTGTAGATTGCTAGCCATGTCAATGGTCATTCTAGTGCAAATTATGATCAATAGAAGATAAAATCTTTGCCGCAAAAGTCAAGCGAATTTCGGCCAAAAATAAAAATGGAGTCGCGATTTTCTCGCGACTCCATTCTGATGCATGTAAAAACGTCGAATGAGCGTTGATCACCGTGGCCCGGAATTGCCCAACGCGCTATCATCGATTCGCGCAAAAAAGCTTTCTTTGATGCCCGTGTTAAACCGCACGTCTGAGATTTGCCAGGTGTGCAGGGCAAGCGTGATGATCGGCTCGGTGAGATGAAATTTGATTTGGGTGGGAATCCAGGTGCCGTCGAATTGCTGATAGTTTTCAAAGGTGGCGCGCACGGCGAGGTAACGCGGCAGTCTTTCACGAACGGTGTATTCGAGAAACGCCAGCCGGCCGGTTTGATGATCGAAGTCGGCAAGATATTCATTTGGCGGATAATTGCCGGCGTTCAAACCGAAGGTGATCCGCACGCGATCGTAAAGACGGTCGCCGTGTTTTACTTCGTTGACGAATTCCGGGAACGCGCCGTTGTCGAGAAAGCGATAGGGCAGCTCGACCAAATAATTGATCATCGGCACGGTGAAATGGGCGCGCGCAATATTTTTTTCATCAATCCGATCATTCAACAAGGCCCACGGCTTGAAATCGCGGTATCCCCAAACATGGTGGCCGGCGGCGGCATTCAATTCGATGCGCCCGGTGTTTTGTCGCAAGAGATAATGCTGCCGGGTTTCAACCTCTCGCTCCGGCCACATGTTGAGCCAACCGAACAGGGCCGTGCCAGCCGGCGAATTCCACTGATCGTGCAGTTGAAAACTGATATCGGTTTTATTCTGCCAGGCCGCAAGACCGCCGTGGGCGGCAACCGCCTTCATGATGACGTCACGGCCTTTTTGCAGGCAAAACTGCCGCATCTCGTCATGCCCGCGCGCGCGCCGGACATGAGGAATAACGACTTGATTGACCAAAAGCAAGGCAGCAATGAGTGAGGCCGTCACGAGAAACATCCGTTTCAACATCCCAAACTCTCCCTGTGGTTAAGTATATTTGCAGATGAGAACATTGAATACAAGTTTCGCTTTTTTCGAGCATTCCGGCGCAAAGCGTTATAACAGTGCCCGCCGCAAAATTCTTCCCGAAATTTAAACTTCCCTCTTGTTTCTAAAATTCATTTTCCCTACTTTTCGAATATAAGGAAAAGCCGCTGCAAAATCAAACGAATTGAGAGAACGGATTACCCATGGTACCGATAAGAACCGAAGCCGACCGCAACGCCTTGCAAGCGCAGATTCGCGAAAAGATTCTCGACATTCGCAGCAAGCATAAAGTTCAAGCGCCGGATTTCCCGGCTGAGTTGGCGTGGTTGAATGTCGATCCCGCCGCCGGCGGCAAGCTTTCGCTTTCCGATTTGCGCGGCAAGATCGTTCTTCTCGATTTTTGGACGTACTGCTGCATCAATTGCCTGCACGTCATTCCCGATTTGAAATATTTGGAAGAAAAATACGCCGGTCGACCGCTTGTCGTCATTGGCGTGCACTCGGCGAAATTCACCAACGAGAAAGAAGTCGCCAATATTCGCCAAGCGGTATTGCGCTACCAGGTCGAGCATCCGGTGGTGGCGGATTCCGATTTCACGGTTTGGCAGCAATACGCTGTGCGCGCGTGGCCGACGCTGGTGATGATCGATCCGGAGGGCTATATTCTCGCCGTTTTTTCCGGGGAGGGCAATCGCGAAATCATCGACAACTACATCGAAGTCGCGCTGGATATTTACGAAAAGGACGGCAAGCTGAATCCCGCGCCGATTGCGTTTAAAATGGAGACCTCGGAGATGGCCAGTGCGTTCTTGAGCTATCCGGGCAAAATTGCGGCGGATGCAAATAAAAATA from candidate division KSB1 bacterium includes these protein-coding regions:
- a CDS encoding NADH-quinone oxidoreductase subunit M, yielding MIDLNQSFPLLSFLILAPTAGAFLICLIPADRAKLLRAIAFAVSMLVFVFSLPLYFGFDASRTAFQFEEKYEWIPALQATYHLGIDGLSLLMILLTAFLMPLIFLASWHDIKKSVKGYLISMLLLETGMMGVFAALDLLLFYIFWEAMLIPMYFIIGVWGGPRRVYAALKFFIYTMAGSLLMLVAILFIYFYYGKVTGMLTFDLVQIRDLLFPENYQIWLFLAFGLSFAIKVPMFPFHTWLPDAHVEAPTAGSVILAGVLLKMGTYGFLRFCLPLFPNAALQFTPMISILAIIGILYGAWVSMVQPDIKKLVAYSSVSHLGFVMLGIFTLTHQGLQGGLLQMVNHGLSTGALFLIVGMIYERRHTRLIEDFGGLAKQIPIFTAFFMIVTLSSIGLPGLNGFVGEFLVLLGTFLTNKWHAALATSGVIFAAVYMLRMFQRVMFGKLEREENQNLADLSKREIAVLVPVVAMIVLIGVWPQPFLNKMEKSVDHLIRTVHYRAERVQQAPALAPVNLADTDLNHQQNDEFKLAKSQQGKTLKVKMIESQ
- the nuoL gene encoding NADH-quinone oxidoreductase subunit L, with the protein product MQNYLWLIPFFPLIGFAINGLLGRKLNEKAVGVIGAGVVLASFIVAVLSFAELLNLAPDSRLLTQTLYQWLATGNLGIDIAFRLDTLSMTMVLVVTGVGFLIHVYAIGYMHGERGFARFFAFLNLFTFAMLLLVMGDNFLLMFVGWEGVGLCSYLLIGFYYDRVFDETTGLTCAGAGTKAFVVNRIGDFGFLLGIFLIFATFGSLNFETVFSKAGEALAAPQVSTATFTAIALLLFIGATGKSAQLPLYVWLPDAMAGPTPVSALIHAATMVTAGVYMVARCSIIFLQAPIAMEVVATVGLATAVFAATMAITATDIKKVLAYSTVSQLGYMFLACGVGAFTAGIFHLVTHAFFKALLFLGAGSVMHALSGETQITKMGGLKKHTPTTFRTFLMGGIAIAGIFPFSGFFSKDEILWKTFLHSPALYVIALIAAGVTAFYMFRMIFMTFYGAPRMNAAVMHHLHESPKIMTVPLMVLAVLSIVGGWIGIPHVNQFEHWLEPALTRFIPEGTAVPGAAHEGSFALELSLMALSVAVALAGIYLAHHMYLAKAGAADRVAARLSGLYNLLKRKYYVDEIYDALFVRPLFWLSENFFWKIFDVKLIDGAVNGSAGIFGGLAAVLRRWQTGIVQNYAVTLVLGVIVILGYLLMK
- the nuoK gene encoding NADH-quinone oxidoreductase subunit NuoK, with amino-acid sequence MPLVYYLLLSALLFGIGVAGVLLRRNAVVIFMSVELMLNAVNLTFVAFAAHLKNLEGQIFVFFVMVVAAAEVAVGLALIVAIFRVKETVFVDEINLMKW
- a CDS encoding NADH-quinone oxidoreductase subunit J, translated to MASNLQTILFFLFSVIALGSAIMMILHRNPIYSAIFLIVTFFALAGCYVLLNAPFVASVHVIVYAGAIMVLFLFVIMLLNLKRDPARERGKIARRTFAALVVLILLAEIGVLIGGSIFTANTAVNQPVIGLVNGAAEATNLVGSTASIGKELFTTYLLPFEIASVLLLVGIIGAVILAKRKIMP
- a CDS encoding outer membrane lipoprotein-sorting protein, which codes for MLKRMFLVTASLIAALLLVNQVVIPHVRRARGHDEMRQFCLQKGRDVIMKAVAAHGGLAAWQNKTDISFQLHDQWNSPAGTALFGWLNMWPEREVETRQHYLLRQNTGRIELNAAAGHHVWGYRDFKPWALLNDRIDEKNIARAHFTVPMINYLVELPYRFLDNGAFPEFVNEVKHGDRLYDRVRITFGLNAGNYPPNEYLADFDHQTGRLAFLEYTVRERLPRYLAVRATFENYQQFDGTWIPTQIKFHLTEPIITLALHTWQISDVRFNTGIKESFFARIDDSALGNSGPR